Proteins found in one Bacillus subtilis subsp. subtilis str. 168 genomic segment:
- the cotU gene encoding spore coat protein (Evidence 1a: Function from experimental evidences in the studied strain; PubMedId: 12562816, 18065538, 20023017; Product type f: factor) — MGYYKKYKEEYYTWKKTYYKKYYDNDKKHYDCDKYYDHDKKHYDYDKKYDDHDKKYYDDHDYHYEKKYYDDDDHYYDFVESYKKHH, encoded by the coding sequence TTGGGTTATTATAAAAAATATAAAGAAGAGTATTATACTTGGAAAAAAACATATTACAAAAAGTATTACGACAATGATAAGAAGCATTATGATTGCGACAAGTATTATGATCATGATAAAAAACATTATGATTACGACAAAAAGTATGATGACCATGATAAAAAGTATTACGATGATCACGATTATCATTACGAAAAAAAGTATTATGATGACGATGATCATTATTATGATTTTGTCGAATCATATAAAAAACATCACTAA
- a CDS encoding conserved hypothetical protein from phage origin (Evidence 4: Unknown function but conserved in other organisms; Product type h: extrachromosomal origin): protein MKLERIYFKESPIAHGQMTIDIEVKYNALNQKKLLEDLMCLDNFQFGIHKHLTI from the coding sequence ATGAAATTAGAGAGAATTTATTTTAAAGAAAGCCCAATTGCACATGGACAAATGACAATTGATATTGAGGTAAAATACAATGCATTAAATCAGAAAAAGCTATTGGAGGATTTAATGTGTTTAGACAATTTCCAATTTGGTATACACAAACACCTGACTATTTGA
- the thyA gene encoding thymidylate synthase A (phage origin) (Evidence 1a: Function from experimental evidences in the studied strain; PubMedId: 416889, 418407, 9648749, 10091656, 10574451; Product type e: enzyme) produces the protein MTQFDKQYNSIIKDIINNGISDEEFDVRTKWDSDGTPAHTLSVISKQMRFDNSEVPILTTKKVAWKTAIKELLWIWQLKSNDVNDLNMMGVHIWDQWKQEDGTIGHAYGFQLGKKNRSLNGEKVDQVDYLLHQLKNNPSSRRHITMLWNPDELDAMALTPCVYETQWYVKHGKLHLEVRARSNDMALGNPFNVFQYNVLQRMIAQVTGYELGEYIFNIGDCHVYTRHIDNLKIQMEREQFEAPELWINPEVKDFYDFTIDDFKLINYKHGDKLLFEVAV, from the coding sequence ATGACGCAATTCGATAAACAATACAATTCAATTATAAAGGATATTATCAATAATGGAATCTCAGACGAAGAGTTTGATGTAAGAACCAAGTGGGACTCAGATGGAACACCGGCACATACTCTAAGTGTAATCAGTAAGCAAATGAGATTCGACAACTCAGAGGTTCCGATTTTAACGACAAAAAAGGTTGCCTGGAAAACAGCCATTAAAGAGTTGCTCTGGATTTGGCAGCTGAAATCTAATGATGTTAATGATTTAAACATGATGGGCGTCCATATTTGGGATCAGTGGAAACAAGAAGACGGAACCATCGGACATGCATATGGATTTCAGCTGGGGAAGAAAAACAGAAGTCTAAATGGAGAAAAAGTGGATCAGGTAGACTATCTTCTTCATCAATTGAAGAACAATCCATCTTCACGCAGACACATTACAATGCTGTGGAATCCTGATGAATTAGACGCAATGGCCTTAACGCCATGTGTATACGAGACACAATGGTACGTTAAACATGGGAAACTCCACCTTGAGGTAAGAGCACGGAGCAATGATATGGCATTGGGAAATCCATTCAATGTATTCCAGTATAATGTGTTGCAGCGCATGATTGCTCAAGTGACTGGTTATGAGCTTGGTGAATATATCTTTAACATTGGGGATTGCCATGTGTACACACGTCATATAGACAATTTGAAAATTCAAATGGAAAGAGAACAGTTTGAAGCACCTGAACTATGGATCAATCCTGAAGTGAAAGATTTTTATGACTTTACCATTGATGATTTCAAGTTAATCAACTATAAACATGGGGACAAGCTTTTATTTGAGGTAGCGGTTTAA
- a CDS encoding hypothetical protein (Evidence 5: Unknown function), with translation MEHTGHSSFLQLFCLNLTLIRVEIGMKYEKTSLFGMILVIVALLISIYFMCNTNALIPAGYDLAIHGIVISRTVMIAFTLYLVSKLGYFLLNKKD, from the coding sequence TTGGAGCATACTGGTCATAGTTCGTTTCTTCAGCTCTTTTGTTTAAACCTAACTTTAATAAGGGTGGAAATTGGTATGAAATATGAAAAAACAAGTCTTTTTGGAATGATTTTAGTTATTGTAGCACTTCTAATATCTATATATTTTATGTGTAATACAAATGCGTTGATACCTGCTGGATATGATCTAGCTATTCATGGAATTGTAATATCTAGAACTGTAATGATTGCTTTTACTTTGTATTTAGTTTCAAAGTTAGGATATTTTCTTCTGAATAAAAAAGATTAA
- the yncM gene encoding conserved exported protein (Evidence 3: Putative function from multiple computational evidences), with product MVKKVLIAGAVGTAVLFGTLSSGIPGLPAADAQVAKAASELPNGIGGRVYLNSTGAVFTAKIVLPETVKNNDSVSTPYIYSGFRATSGTEADIGLQYSKQYNVWKPLMKVGSKNEETYIEGKDKFTYNKGFRPGSTVQMTIYKNLSGNTRMTLWGTNNDGYTGRIITEIQGTNIGTISKWKTLATAAVSYESQRDAIKATFSTSFNNITIDNKAVTPVVDTQDFAKVSVAGNNVTISVNK from the coding sequence TTGGTGAAAAAAGTATTGATTGCAGGTGCAGTAGGAACAGCAGTTCTTTTCGGAACCCTTTCATCAGGTATACCAGGTTTACCCGCGGCAGACGCTCAAGTCGCAAAAGCAGCATCCGAGCTGCCTAACGGAATCGGCGGCCGTGTCTACCTGAACAGTACGGGCGCCGTTTTTACAGCTAAAATCGTGCTTCCTGAAACTGTCAAAAACAACGACTCGGTCTCTACTCCCTATATTTATTCTGGCTTTAGGGCAACAAGCGGAACTGAAGCCGATATCGGGCTTCAGTACAGCAAACAATACAACGTCTGGAAGCCCCTCATGAAGGTTGGGTCCAAAAATGAAGAAACGTACATCGAAGGAAAAGACAAATTCACATACAATAAAGGCTTCCGCCCTGGAAGCACAGTCCAAATGACAATCTATAAAAATTTAAGCGGCAATACGCGCATGACCCTTTGGGGAACGAACAATGACGGCTACACCGGACGGATTATCACAGAAATTCAAGGAACCAACATCGGCACGATTTCAAAATGGAAAACACTTGCTACCGCGGCTGTTTCGTATGAAAGCCAGCGTGATGCGATCAAAGCAACCTTTTCGACCTCTTTTAACAACATCACTATCGACAATAAAGCCGTCACTCCTGTGGTAGATACACAGGATTTCGCAAAGGTTTCAGTTGCAGGAAATAACGTTACGATCTCTGTTAATAAATAA
- the ynzK gene encoding putative membrane protein of unknown function (phage origin) (Evidence 4: Unknown function but conserved in other organisms; Product type m: membrane component), whose protein sequence is MYRNIVFYLILLCLFISVVMKSFEVIRTIANVICFIFVLLYFKDEMKTYSRKALAILSICFLFLVGICAFIILQGQTLMKRHLFFTGLETIAGILLIIVSLSICTFILRKISNRLKRM, encoded by the coding sequence TTGTATAGAAACATCGTATTTTATCTCATTTTACTTTGTCTATTTATATCAGTTGTCATGAAAAGCTTTGAGGTGATTAGAACAATAGCCAATGTTATCTGCTTTATTTTCGTATTGCTGTATTTTAAAGATGAAATGAAAACATACTCACGTAAAGCGTTAGCAATCCTAAGTATTTGTTTTCTTTTCTTAGTCGGTATCTGTGCTTTTATCATTTTACAAGGACAGACATTGATGAAACGTCACCTCTTTTTTACAGGCTTGGAAACGATAGCGGGCATTCTTTTAATAATCGTTTCTTTAAGCATTTGTACTTTTATTTTGAGGAAAATTTCAAATCGGTTAAAACGAATGTGA
- the cotC gene encoding spore coat protein (outer) (Evidence 1a: Function from experimental evidences in the studied strain; PubMedId: 10788508, 11741866, 14762008, 18065538, 2821284, 19933362, 20023017; Product type s: structure), whose protein sequence is MGYYKKYKEEYYTVKKTYYKKYYEYDKKDYDCDYDKKYDDYDKKYYDHDKKDYDYVVEYKKHKKHY, encoded by the coding sequence ATGGGTTATTACAAAAAATACAAAGAAGAGTATTATACGGTCAAAAAAACGTATTATAAGAAGTATTACGAATATGATAAAAAAGATTATGACTGTGATTACGACAAAAAATATGATGACTATGATAAAAAATATTATGATCACGATAAAAAAGACTATGATTATGTTGTAGAGTATAAAAAGCATAAAAAACACTACTAA
- the tatAC gene encoding component of the twin-arginine pre-protein translocation pathway (Evidence 1a: Function from experimental evidences in the studied strain; PubMedId: 10974125, 11007775, 26239117; Product type t: transporter) → MELSFTKILVILFVGFLVFGPDKLPALGRAAGKALSEFKQATSGLTQDIRKNDSENKEDKQM, encoded by the coding sequence ATGGAATTAAGCTTCACAAAAATACTCGTTATTTTGTTTGTGGGTTTTTTAGTATTTGGGCCTGATAAACTGCCGGCGCTTGGCCGTGCAGCAGGAAAAGCCTTATCAGAATTTAAACAAGCAACAAGCGGACTGACTCAGGATATCAGAAAAAATGACTCAGAAAACAAAGAAGACAAACAAATGTAG
- a CDS encoding hypothetical protein (Evidence 5: Unknown function), translating into MNILKPAQRRIHKTAAAEYNVQCHLPKKQEAGWINYVALPEMIQT; encoded by the coding sequence TTGAACATTTTAAAACCAGCACAAAGACGGATTCATAAAACGGCTGCTGCTGAATATAATGTCCAATGCCACCTGCCTAAGAAGCAGGAGGCAGGCTGGATCAATTATGTAGCTCTGCCGGAAATGATACAAACGTAG
- the yndA gene encoding putative exported protein of unknown function (Evidence 4: Unknown function but conserved in other organisms) encodes MRFTKVVGFLSVLGLAAVFPLTAQAEKAGTAGAGEWDKLGTYTYTYSSPTVYSTGGDFRVCLSGSTPFSVSLHLYEDDPGDNPDDYVGANYFSPGECHTFGSIGKFVDGSNNKAEFFVTDYSGKSKTVTFYD; translated from the coding sequence ATGAGATTCACTAAGGTAGTTGGATTTTTGTCTGTTTTAGGGTTGGCTGCGGTTTTTCCATTAACGGCACAAGCAGAAAAAGCCGGAACTGCGGGGGCTGGAGAGTGGGATAAGTTGGGGACTTACACATATACTTACTCAAGTCCGACGGTATACTCGACCGGAGGAGATTTTAGAGTGTGCCTTTCAGGAAGCACTCCTTTTTCTGTTTCACTGCACTTATATGAGGATGATCCCGGTGACAATCCTGATGATTATGTAGGGGCAAACTATTTTTCACCCGGAGAATGCCACACCTTTGGCAGTATTGGAAAATTTGTAGATGGGAGCAATAACAAGGCCGAGTTCTTTGTTACCGATTACTCTGGTAAATCTAAAACTGTTACGTTTTATGATTGA
- the flvS gene encoding regulator of stress-related ATPase (flavonoid-sensing) (Evidence 1a: Function from experimental evidences in the studied strain; PubMedId: 20818668, 28160315; Product type r: regulator), with protein sequence MAQNNENALPDITKSITLEAPIQKVWETVSTSEGIAKWFMPNDFQLKEGQEFHLQSPFGPSPCKVLAVQAPTELSFEWDTEGWVVTFQLEDLGEKTGFTLIHSGWKEPNEVIGKANEKSSVVRGKMDGGWTGIVNERLRKAVEE encoded by the coding sequence ATGGCTCAAAACAACGAAAATGCATTACCGGATATTACAAAAAGCATTACTCTGGAGGCTCCCATTCAGAAAGTCTGGGAGACAGTCTCTACTTCAGAAGGCATTGCCAAGTGGTTTATGCCCAATGACTTTCAGCTCAAAGAAGGACAAGAATTTCACTTACAATCGCCGTTTGGGCCGTCCCCTTGTAAAGTTTTGGCTGTTCAAGCTCCAACTGAACTTTCTTTTGAATGGGATACAGAAGGATGGGTCGTTACCTTTCAATTAGAAGACTTGGGGGAAAAGACAGGGTTTACCCTTATTCACAGCGGCTGGAAAGAGCCGAATGAAGTGATCGGCAAAGCAAACGAGAAAAGCTCCGTCGTTCGCGGTAAGATGGATGGCGGCTGGACTGGCATTGTAAATGAACGGCTTCGTAAGGCTGTCGAAGAATAA
- the ynzB gene encoding conserved protein involved in spore germination (Evidence 3: Putative function from multiple computational evidences; PubMedId: 23625846): MLGKIKAAIDNSPGKPARILVSEKAFQQLEEEMRFVYVSKPKTIMGIPVEVSDQAESFKLEF; the protein is encoded by the coding sequence ATGCTTGGAAAAATCAAAGCAGCCATTGATAATAGTCCAGGGAAGCCGGCCAGAATTTTAGTTAGTGAAAAAGCGTTTCAGCAATTAGAGGAAGAAATGCGCTTTGTTTACGTTTCCAAACCGAAAACGATAATGGGGATTCCTGTGGAAGTTTCAGATCAGGCAGAAAGCTTCAAGCTGGAATTTTAG
- the yndD gene encoding spore germination receptor subunit (Evidence 1c: Function from experimental evidences in the studied genus; PubMedId: 10762253, 27208128; Product type cp: cell process) encodes MMRWRNNQYKTQKQHKSDYSTAEKQDQDVLTGNIGYDLEHVKRKIGHNGDVHFRELEITQLHVKAALIFVEGLSDQDLINKGLSVLVMNQPNQVSDEISQSGKGILTSKQIKNQIVSIGDVIDSEKISDIVLNVFMGSTALLIDGIPQAFLLGTVKKQNRSIEEPLSEALVRGPRTGFTEELSTNTALLRQQGKNDQLTLQRFEVGTRLKKDLIIAYMNDIADPKVVEEVRKRVRGIEIDHLPESGYVEQLIEDNYLSPFPQVQSTERPDRVISGLMEGRVAILLDGTPFALIVPVTFSMMLQSPEDYYERWFPSSLIRLLRFIAAMITLFAPALYISFISFHPGLIPTKLAISISGTRQGVPFPSLIEALFMEVAIEILREAGLRLPKPIGPAIGIVGGLIIGEAAVQAGIVSPIMVIVVALTAISSFAIPHYSTGIALRMLRFGAMFCAAVFGLFGVIMYYLLLSSHVVKLKSFGVPYASPAVPYHLKDWKDFVIRMPLLVMKRRPKMMNTDNTKRVK; translated from the coding sequence ATGATGAGGTGGCGGAACAATCAGTACAAAACACAGAAGCAGCATAAATCAGATTATTCGACAGCTGAAAAGCAGGATCAGGATGTGTTAACCGGTAACATCGGATACGACTTAGAACATGTAAAAAGAAAAATAGGACATAACGGGGACGTTCATTTCCGTGAGCTTGAAATCACTCAATTACATGTGAAAGCGGCATTGATCTTTGTTGAAGGACTGTCTGATCAGGACTTGATTAATAAAGGACTATCAGTGTTAGTCATGAATCAACCTAATCAGGTAAGCGATGAAATTTCTCAATCCGGCAAAGGTATTTTAACTTCGAAACAGATAAAAAATCAAATCGTATCAATCGGTGATGTCATAGATTCAGAGAAAATCAGTGATATCGTGTTGAATGTTTTCATGGGTTCGACAGCGCTTCTCATCGATGGAATACCGCAGGCCTTTCTTCTGGGAACTGTAAAAAAACAAAATCGAAGTATCGAGGAGCCGCTTTCAGAAGCGCTTGTCAGAGGGCCGCGCACAGGCTTTACAGAAGAGTTGAGTACGAATACAGCTCTTTTGAGACAGCAAGGAAAAAATGATCAATTAACATTGCAGAGATTTGAAGTAGGAACACGATTAAAAAAGGATTTAATTATCGCTTATATGAATGACATTGCAGATCCAAAAGTAGTCGAGGAAGTAAGAAAAAGAGTGAGAGGGATTGAGATCGATCATTTGCCGGAGTCAGGCTACGTTGAACAGTTAATTGAGGATAATTATTTGAGCCCGTTCCCGCAAGTACAGAGTACAGAACGTCCTGATCGCGTCATAAGCGGATTAATGGAAGGAAGAGTAGCTATTCTGCTTGACGGCACTCCGTTTGCTTTGATTGTTCCAGTCACTTTCAGCATGATGCTTCAATCGCCTGAAGATTATTATGAACGGTGGTTCCCGAGCTCGCTCATCAGATTGCTGAGGTTCATCGCAGCAATGATAACGTTATTCGCACCCGCTTTATATATATCATTTATTTCTTTTCATCCTGGGTTAATTCCGACCAAGCTGGCGATTTCAATTTCCGGGACGCGCCAAGGTGTTCCGTTCCCATCTCTGATTGAAGCCTTATTTATGGAAGTCGCGATTGAAATTTTAAGAGAGGCGGGGCTTCGTTTGCCAAAACCAATTGGACCCGCAATAGGCATAGTTGGCGGATTAATCATCGGGGAAGCAGCTGTGCAGGCGGGGATTGTCAGTCCAATCATGGTCATTGTTGTTGCGCTCACAGCAATTTCTTCATTTGCCATCCCGCATTATAGCACAGGTATAGCACTTCGGATGCTTCGGTTTGGCGCGATGTTTTGTGCGGCGGTGTTTGGATTGTTTGGAGTCATTATGTATTATCTGCTGCTAAGCAGCCATGTCGTAAAGCTAAAGAGCTTTGGTGTGCCATACGCAAGTCCGGCAGTGCCCTATCACTTAAAAGATTGGAAAGACTTTGTTATCAGAATGCCTCTTTTAGTCATGAAGCGCCGGCCTAAAATGATGAATACAGATAATACAAAACGGGTGAAGTGA
- the yndE gene encoding putative spore germination integral inner membrane protein (Evidence 3: Putative function from multiple computational evidences; PubMedId: 10762253, 15849754, 16850406; Product type m: membrane component): MFSPTSKITTAQATIIIINYMLAAGVLTLPRTVTEQTQSPDGWISVLLGGVLAVIAGMIIAKLSQQYPKETFYEYSRHIVGKWLGHLISIVFITYFLALGAFEVRVMSEIVDFFLLEGTPSWAIIMTVLWIGLYSITQGLDPIARLFEMIFPITVIIFLTIALMSLGIFEINNLRPVLGDGIMPVLRGVKTTNLSFTCSEIMFILVAFMKKPKNAVKAVVIGTGVVTSFYMITMIMVIGALSVEGVVTRTWPGLDLMRSFEIPGLIFERFESFLLVIWIMQLFATFIITFYAASLGVSQVFKKKPLSCMFGLLPVIYILSCMPKNENDVFILGDTVSHIALYIFGALPILLLVISKWRKRGEK; encoded by the coding sequence ATGTTCAGCCCAACCAGTAAAATCACAACCGCTCAGGCAACGATTATCATCATTAATTATATGCTTGCTGCCGGAGTTCTTACGCTCCCTCGGACAGTAACAGAACAAACACAATCTCCTGATGGATGGATTTCAGTTTTATTAGGCGGGGTCCTAGCGGTAATAGCCGGGATGATTATAGCTAAATTAAGCCAGCAGTATCCTAAGGAGACCTTTTATGAATACTCCCGACATATTGTAGGAAAATGGCTCGGGCATCTGATCAGTATTGTTTTTATTACTTATTTTCTGGCACTCGGTGCATTTGAAGTCAGAGTCATGTCCGAAATCGTGGATTTTTTTCTCCTCGAAGGGACACCTTCTTGGGCCATCATTATGACAGTTCTTTGGATTGGGCTTTATTCAATTACACAAGGCCTAGATCCGATTGCACGGCTTTTTGAAATGATTTTTCCGATTACGGTCATCATCTTTTTAACGATAGCCCTCATGAGTTTAGGCATATTTGAGATCAACAATTTGCGCCCTGTATTAGGTGATGGAATCATGCCGGTTCTTAGAGGTGTAAAGACAACGAACCTTTCATTTACATGTTCAGAAATTATGTTCATTTTAGTAGCATTTATGAAAAAGCCGAAAAATGCGGTGAAAGCAGTTGTGATCGGGACAGGCGTTGTGACCAGTTTTTATATGATTACGATGATTATGGTCATCGGTGCACTATCAGTTGAGGGAGTTGTGACGAGAACATGGCCGGGGCTTGACCTGATGAGAAGTTTTGAAATACCTGGTTTAATATTTGAACGGTTTGAATCATTTCTGCTTGTGATTTGGATTATGCAGCTTTTTGCCACGTTTATTATCACTTTTTATGCAGCTTCCCTGGGAGTCTCACAAGTTTTTAAAAAGAAACCCCTTTCATGTATGTTTGGGCTGCTTCCTGTTATATATATCCTCTCTTGCATGCCGAAAAATGAAAATGACGTCTTTATATTGGGCGATACGGTCAGTCATATCGCTTTGTATATATTTGGCGCTTTGCCGATTTTGCTGTTAGTCATTTCGAAATGGAGGAAAAGAGGTGAAAAGTAA